Proteins from a genomic interval of Equus quagga isolate Etosha38 chromosome 11, UCLA_HA_Equagga_1.0, whole genome shotgun sequence:
- the GJA1 gene encoding gap junction alpha-1 protein produces MGDWSALGKLLDKVQAYSTAGGKVWLSVLFIFRILLLGTAVESAWGDEQSAFRCNTQQPGCENVCYDKSFPISHVRFWVLQIIFVSVPTLLYLAHVFYVTRKEEKLNKKEEELKVAQTDGVNVEMHLKQIEIKKFKYGIEEHGKVKMRGGLLRTYIISILFKSLFEVAFLLIQWYIYGFSLSAVYTCKRDPCPHQVDCFLSRPTEKTIFIIFMLVVSLVSLALNVIELFYVFFKGVKDRVKGKGHPYHTTIGPLSPSKDVGSPKYAYFNGCSSPTAPLSPMSPPGYKLVTGDRNNSSCRNYNKQASEQNWANYSAEQNRMGQAGSTISNSHAQPFDFPDDNQNPKKLDTRHELQPLAIVDQGPSSRASSRASSRPRPDDLEI; encoded by the coding sequence ATGGGTGACTGGAGTGCCTTAGGCAAACTCCTTGACAAAGTTCAAGCCTATTCCACAGCCGGAGGGAAGGTGTGGCTGTCAGTCCTTTTCATTTTCCGAATCCTGCTACTGGGGACAGCGGTTGAGTCAGCCTGGGGTGACGAGCAGTCTGCCTTTCGTTGTAACACTCAGCAACCTGGTTGTGAGAACGTCTGCTATGACAAGTCCTTTCCAATCTCTCACGTGCGCTTCTGGGTCCTGCAGATCATATTTGTGTCTGTCCCCACGCTCTTGTACCTGGCTCATGTGTTCTACGTGACGCgaaaggaagagaaactgaacaagaaagaggaggaacTCAAAGTTGCCCAAACTGATGGTGTCAATGTGGAGATGCACTTGAAGCAGATTGAAATCAAGAAGTTCAAGTACGGCATTGAAGAGCATGGCAAGGTGAAAATGCGAGGGGGCTTGCTGCGAACCTACATCATCAGTATCCTCTTCAAGTCGCTCTTTGAGGTGGCCTTCTTGCTGATCCAATGGTACATCTATGGATTCAGCTTGAGTGCCGTCTACACTTGCAAAAGAGATCCCTGCCCGCATCAGGTGGACTGCTTCCTCTCGCGTCCCACAGAGAAAACCATCTTCATCATTTTCATGCTGGTGGTGTCCTTGGTGTCTCTTGCCTTGAACGTCATCGAACTCTTCTATGTCTTCTTCAAGGGTGTTAAGGATCGTGTGAAGGGAAAAGGTCATCCTTACCACACCACCATCGGCCCGCTGAGCCCCTCCAAAGACGTTGGATCTCCAAAATACGCTTATTTCAATGGCTGCTCTTCACCAACCGCTCCTCTCTCGCCCATGTCTCCTCCCGGGTACAAGCTGGTTACCGGAGACAGAAACAATTCTTCCTGCCGCAATTACAACAAACAAGCAAGTGAGCAAAACTGGGCTAATTACAGTGCAGAACAAAATCGAATGGGGCAGGCAGGAAGCACCATCTCTAACTCCCACGCACAGCCTTttgatttccctgatgacaaCCAGAATCCTAAAAAACTGGATACTAGGCACGAACTGCAACCACTAGCCATTGTGGACCAGGGGCCTTCGAGCAGAGCCAGCAGTCGCGCCAGCAGCCGACCCCGGCCTGATGACCTGGAAATCTAG